In Tachysurus vachellii isolate PV-2020 chromosome 12, HZAU_Pvac_v1, whole genome shotgun sequence, the following are encoded in one genomic region:
- the tmem150aa gene encoding transmembrane protein 150Aa: MTAWIILPVSLAAFSITGIWIVYAMAVTNHHVCPVENWSYNETCSEQKAEPGFPKTCCTIQDIPLISKCGSYPPESCLFSLIGNVGALMVVMVCLLRYAQIIEHSHHCWTNTSGLVTGFTNAVGLVMVGNFQVDHAKTLHYVGAGVAFPAGILFVCLQCVLTYRVAVTPLDYLMAHVRVALSSVSLIALILSGAFFIHESYFLQHAAAICEWVFTVLILVFYGTFTYEFGSVTRETLMAGLQKNFPLGDGVSRELKTPGRSSTTSTQLNCMPENIAML; the protein is encoded by the exons ATGACTGCGTGGATCATCCTGCCCGTCAGCCTAGCTGCCTTCTCCATTACAGGGATATGGATAGT gtaTGCCATGGCCGTGACAAACCACCACGTTTGTCCCGTAGAGAACTG GTCTTACAATGAGACGTGTTCAGAGCAGAAGGCTGAACCGGGCTTCCCCAAAACCTGCTGCACCATCCAGGACATCCCACTCAttag TAAATGCGGCTCATATCCTCCAGAGAGCTGTCTGTTCAGCCTCATCGGCAATGTGGGAGCACTTATGG TGGTGATGGTGTGTCTGCTGCGCTACGCTCAGATCATCGAGCACAGTCATCACTGCTGGACCAACACGAGTGGCCTGGTGACCGGCTTCACCAACGCTGTGGGACTTGTCATGGTGGGAAActtccag GTGGACCACGCTAAGACTCTGCATTACGTGGGTGCAGGCGTGGCCTTTCCCGCCGGCATACTGTTCgtgtgtctgcagtgtgtgCTGACGTACCGCGTCGCCGTCACTCCTCTCGATTACCTGATGGCCCACGTGAGGGTGGCACTCTCCAGTGTGTCTCTGATCGCCCTCATCCTCA GCGGTGCGTTCTTCATCCACGAGAGCTACTTCCTGCAGCACGCCGCTGCCATCTGCGAGTGGGTCTTTACCGTCCTCATCCTTGTCTTCTACGGCACGTTCACCTACGAGTTCGGCTCCGTCACCAGAGAAACCCTGATGGCTGGACTGCAGAAGAACTTCCCCCTTGGGGACGGAGTTTCCAGGGAGCTGAAGACTCCAGGCAGGAGCAGCACCACGTCTACACAACTGAACTGCATGCCTGAGAACATAGCtatgctttaa